The Burkholderia pyrrocinia genome includes a region encoding these proteins:
- the ppk2 gene encoding polyphosphate kinase 2: MGDNDTRTETDNRTDLASMEERQRRFEEDLVDAYDEELEMELDDRRFDSDEELLFSPERREARKEYFRELFRLQGELVKLQDWVVTTGHRLVVIFEGRDAAGKGGAIKRITQRLNPRVCRVAALPAPNNRERTQWYFQRYVAHLPAGGEIVLFDRSWYNRAGVERVMNFCTDDEYEEFFRSVPEFEKMLVRSGIQIVKYWFSITDHEQELRFQSRILDPLKQWKLSPMDLESRRRWEAYTAAKEEMLQRTHIPEAPWWVVQAVDKKRARLNCIHHLLNQVPYHEVPRPTIDLPQREHHEDYIRRPVPDTMIVPDTY; the protein is encoded by the coding sequence ATGGGCGACAACGATACCCGCACCGAGACCGACAACCGCACCGATCTGGCATCGATGGAAGAGCGTCAGCGCCGATTCGAGGAAGATCTCGTCGACGCATATGACGAAGAGCTCGAGATGGAGCTCGACGACCGCCGCTTCGACAGCGACGAGGAGCTGCTGTTCTCGCCGGAGCGTCGCGAGGCGCGCAAGGAATATTTCCGCGAGTTGTTCCGGCTGCAGGGCGAGCTCGTGAAGCTGCAGGACTGGGTCGTGACCACCGGGCACCGGCTGGTCGTCATTTTCGAGGGGCGCGACGCGGCAGGCAAGGGCGGCGCGATCAAGCGCATCACGCAGCGGCTGAACCCGCGTGTCTGCCGGGTGGCCGCGTTGCCCGCGCCGAACAACCGGGAGCGCACGCAATGGTACTTCCAGCGCTACGTCGCGCACCTGCCGGCCGGCGGCGAGATCGTGCTGTTCGACCGCAGCTGGTACAACCGTGCGGGCGTCGAGCGCGTGATGAATTTCTGTACCGACGACGAGTACGAGGAGTTTTTCCGTTCGGTACCCGAGTTCGAAAAGATGCTCGTGCGCAGCGGGATCCAGATCGTCAAGTACTGGTTCTCGATCACCGATCATGAACAGGAGCTGCGCTTCCAGAGCCGGATCCTGGATCCGCTCAAGCAGTGGAAGCTGAGCCCGATGGACCTCGAAAGCCGTCGCCGCTGGGAGGCCTATACGGCCGCGAAGGAAGAGATGCTGCAGCGCACGCATATTCCCGAGGCGCCGTGGTGGGTCGTGCAGGCGGTCGACAAGAAGCGCGCGCGGCTGAACTGCATCCACCACCTGCTGAACCAGGTGCCGTATCACGAGGTGCCGCGCCCGACGATCGATCTGCCGCAGCGCGAGCATCACGAGGATTACATTCGCCGTCCGGTGCCGGACACCATGATCGTGCCGGATACCTACTGA
- a CDS encoding polysaccharide biosynthesis/export family protein produces the protein MSTTTQKESRLGLPRLRVVAAVTVCALSACAFAPGMTYQAPAERDANARVGVAASGSGGLDGVQNVSSEDLIEITPAFVEQQHAGHSASVDAEVRHLFGTPKAYVIGPGDVLNIVVWDHPELSLPTAQTTNGDNIGTNSVAAGYTVDASGNVQFAYAGLVRVAGLTEAEARAALTRRLGEYVRKPQIALRIQAYRSKRVYLDGEVRTPGLQIVNDMPMTLPEAIDRAGGFTTGADRSQVSVTRGGKTVNVSLPAMIAAGVNPSNILLRDGDLVRVRAASDAKVFVLGEVSRPATLTLTDGRMSLGEALGDTGGVSQYTSDARQIYVVRRGPGNRPQVYHLDGRAPASYALADQFALERRDVVFVDASSLVRWSRVVNLLIPSAAQGALTSRAVTP, from the coding sequence ATGTCAACTACTACACAAAAGGAATCGAGGCTCGGTCTACCGCGACTGCGCGTGGTGGCGGCGGTGACCGTGTGTGCGCTGAGTGCGTGTGCATTTGCGCCAGGCATGACATATCAGGCGCCGGCCGAACGCGACGCGAATGCGCGCGTGGGCGTCGCCGCATCGGGCTCGGGTGGCCTCGACGGCGTGCAGAACGTGTCGAGCGAGGACCTGATCGAGATCACGCCTGCGTTCGTCGAACAGCAGCACGCCGGGCATTCCGCCAGCGTCGACGCTGAAGTCCGGCACCTGTTCGGCACGCCGAAGGCATACGTGATCGGCCCCGGCGACGTGCTGAACATCGTCGTGTGGGATCACCCGGAACTGAGCCTGCCCACGGCCCAGACGACGAACGGCGACAATATCGGCACCAACTCGGTTGCGGCGGGCTACACGGTCGATGCGAGCGGTAACGTGCAGTTCGCGTACGCGGGCCTCGTCCGCGTAGCGGGGCTGACCGAGGCGGAGGCGCGCGCGGCATTGACCCGACGGCTGGGCGAATACGTGCGCAAGCCACAGATTGCGCTGCGGATCCAGGCGTATCGCAGCAAGCGCGTCTATCTCGACGGCGAAGTGCGCACGCCGGGGCTGCAGATCGTCAACGACATGCCGATGACGCTGCCCGAGGCGATCGATCGCGCGGGCGGCTTCACGACCGGCGCTGATCGTTCGCAAGTCTCGGTGACACGCGGTGGCAAGACGGTGAACGTGAGCCTGCCGGCAATGATTGCGGCAGGCGTCAACCCGTCGAACATCCTGCTGCGCGACGGCGATCTGGTGCGCGTGCGCGCGGCGAGCGACGCGAAGGTGTTCGTGCTCGGCGAGGTGTCGCGTCCGGCGACGCTGACGTTGACCGACGGACGGATGAGCCTGGGCGAAGCGCTCGGCGACACGGGCGGCGTGAGCCAGTACACGTCGGACGCGCGGCAGATCTACGTGGTGCGCCGCGGGCCAGGCAACCGACCGCAGGTCTATCACCTGGACGGGCGTGCACCGGCATCGTACGCGCTCGCCGACCAGTTCGCGCTCGAGCGTCGCGACGTCGTATTCGTCGATGCGTCATCGCTGGTGCGCTGGAGCCGCGTCGTGAACCTGCTGATTCCGTCTGCGGCGCAGGGCGCGCTGACTTCCCGAGCCGTGACGCCGTGA
- a CDS encoding glycosyltransferase family 4 protein: MRVLVINDFVRKGGAEEVYRVSVDVLRARNDVVVETFDEHTLSDIENSQRVRAWSPAAARALVALLERFRPQRILVHNYHNLLSSAILPVLARYKRRSGCGLYMTAHDYHLVFYNPSLLVYSRGRAQPLSLDQLRRGRRIVFTASPRGFLHDVAKKLHWHAVNALFDPLGLFDEILCPSPFMRDLIARCGRTPATLLPNPIDATLVPCPPKPAKGDRLDLAFVGRLEADKGLAPLLALMAESAGDAIASLTVYGDGPERSSLEKHHATLVESGRLRFAGRLDHATLFAVLPTHDALVMPSIWVENAPLVIVEAAMLGLPALVHDIGSLSTFGDEIGNKIRYRSTPEDFVRALTELRAHLDNENRQYDWSRYSVDCYASSLYAVLGIVVDVPRTWAH, translated from the coding sequence ATGCGTGTGTTGGTCATCAACGACTTCGTTCGCAAGGGTGGTGCCGAGGAGGTGTACCGGGTGTCCGTCGACGTGCTTCGCGCACGCAACGACGTTGTGGTCGAAACATTCGATGAGCACACACTGTCCGATATTGAAAATAGTCAGCGTGTGCGTGCGTGGTCGCCTGCCGCTGCACGTGCTCTCGTCGCACTGCTCGAGCGATTTCGTCCGCAACGGATCCTCGTGCACAATTATCACAATCTGCTGTCGAGTGCGATCCTGCCCGTGCTCGCCCGCTACAAGCGGCGCTCGGGATGTGGCTTATACATGACCGCGCACGACTACCATCTCGTGTTTTACAACCCGAGCCTGCTTGTCTATTCCCGCGGACGCGCGCAACCGTTGTCGCTCGACCAGTTGCGTCGCGGCAGGCGTATCGTCTTCACCGCCAGTCCGCGCGGCTTTCTTCACGACGTCGCGAAGAAGTTGCATTGGCACGCAGTCAATGCGCTTTTTGACCCGCTTGGCCTGTTCGACGAGATCCTCTGTCCGAGTCCGTTCATGCGCGACCTGATCGCGCGATGCGGTCGAACACCCGCCACGCTTCTGCCGAACCCGATTGACGCAACGCTGGTTCCGTGTCCGCCGAAGCCAGCGAAAGGCGATCGTCTTGATCTGGCGTTCGTCGGTCGTCTGGAGGCGGACAAGGGCCTGGCTCCGCTTCTTGCGCTTATGGCGGAATCGGCCGGCGATGCGATTGCGTCGCTCACGGTCTACGGCGACGGGCCGGAACGGAGCAGCCTCGAGAAACATCACGCGACACTCGTCGAATCGGGGAGGCTGCGGTTCGCCGGACGTCTCGATCACGCAACGCTTTTCGCTGTGCTGCCAACGCACGATGCCCTCGTAATGCCGTCGATCTGGGTGGAAAACGCGCCCCTTGTGATCGTCGAAGCAGCGATGCTCGGCCTGCCGGCGCTGGTGCACGACATCGGAAGCCTGTCGACATTCGGCGACGAGATCGGCAACAAGATTCGCTACCGGAGTACGCCCGAAGACTTCGTACGCGCACTCACCGAACTGCGTGCGCACCTCGACAACGAAAATCGTCAGTACGACTGGTCGCGTTACTCGGTCGACTGCTATGCGTCGTCGCTGTATGCCGTACTCGGCATCGTCGTGGATGTACCGCGCACGTGGGCACATTGA
- a CDS encoding winged helix-turn-helix transcriptional regulator — translation MNRRTTHEDSPCGVARPLDAIGDWWSLLIVRDAFDGLRRFGEFQKNLGLAKNILAARLRNLVAHGIMDIVPAADGGAHHEYVLTEKGRGLFPLLVALRQWGEDFCFEPDEAHVLLVDRRTGLPVRKLELRSQDGRVLGPEDTVVLPPPD, via the coding sequence ATGAACAGACGAACCACGCACGAGGATTCCCCATGCGGCGTTGCCCGCCCGCTGGATGCGATCGGCGACTGGTGGTCGCTGCTGATCGTCCGCGACGCGTTCGACGGGCTGCGCCGGTTCGGCGAGTTCCAGAAGAACCTCGGCCTTGCGAAGAACATCCTGGCGGCGCGCCTGCGCAACCTGGTCGCGCACGGGATCATGGACATCGTGCCGGCCGCGGACGGTGGCGCGCATCACGAATACGTGCTGACCGAGAAGGGGCGCGGTCTGTTTCCGCTGCTTGTCGCGCTGCGGCAATGGGGCGAGGATTTCTGTTTCGAACCGGACGAGGCGCACGTGCTGCTCGTTGACAGGAGGACCGGGCTGCCGGTCAGGAAACTGGAGCTTCGGTCGCAGGACGGGCGCGTGCTCGGGCCGGAGGACACGGTCGTGCTGCCGCCGCCTGATTGA
- a CDS encoding IMPACT family protein yields MTYTLSAPRTTEIEIRKSRFIAFAIPVDDRDAAMQVLQRLRNEHPTATHVCWALLAGGQSGMSDDGEPSGTAGRPILEVLRHHDLDGVLGAVVRYYGGVKLGAGGLVRAYTDAIASALLDAERVERIRQTRLAIEIGYPEEARVRRWVEQAGYELVDSAYGMTVKLVIKLPETAEADARTELFDLTQGRAGFPVL; encoded by the coding sequence GTGACCTACACCCTATCCGCTCCCCGCACGACCGAAATCGAGATCCGCAAAAGCCGTTTCATCGCGTTCGCGATTCCCGTCGACGACCGCGACGCCGCGATGCAGGTCCTGCAACGCCTGCGCAACGAACATCCGACGGCCACCCACGTCTGCTGGGCGCTGCTGGCGGGCGGCCAGTCGGGCATGTCGGATGACGGCGAGCCGTCGGGCACCGCGGGTCGGCCGATCCTCGAAGTGCTGCGCCATCACGATCTCGACGGCGTGCTGGGCGCGGTGGTGCGTTACTACGGCGGCGTGAAGCTCGGCGCGGGCGGGCTGGTGCGCGCGTACACGGATGCGATCGCGTCGGCGCTGCTCGATGCCGAGCGCGTCGAGCGCATCCGCCAGACGCGGCTCGCGATCGAGATCGGCTACCCCGAGGAGGCGCGCGTGCGCCGCTGGGTCGAGCAGGCCGGGTATGAACTGGTGGACAGCGCGTACGGGATGACGGTGAAACTCGTGATCAAGCTGCCGGAGACGGCCGAGGCCGATGCGAGAACCGAACTGTTCGATCTGACGCAAGGGCGGGCGGGCTTTCCGGTGCTGTGA
- a CDS encoding serine aminopeptidase domain-containing protein yields MTPIQFDGCVGWLHEGNRPHGIVICEPLGHEALWLHKLVRSLAEHLADRGFPVLRFHYPASGDSLGDEQDSERFDHMLASIRHAVQTLHERAALDSLTLVGVRAGAAFALLAADGIPGLTRFVALAPVVRGRSYVRELSLVAQRWLDNMPPTVQNAVRDEQPFNVLGHAYPDDLVVALRRIDLCHAAGQMRTLPARALLIDAPYGDSPALSDALEARGVAVSIHTCSDWAVAMREPHWSRLPDALLDTIANWIDDGPDAAVRSFAQRPVSGIVLAGNGSVERVIRVGPHQLVGVLCEPSGDTVRAAAPTLLIANTAANPRIADGRLAVRLARSLAALGIRSLRIDSSGIGDSSPRARDDQSDIPYSDQMIVDMISAARWLKEAGHHRIVAFGICSGAYASLHAAARGPFAGVIAVNLPVFVWPRGETLANVFHNQTNSMRGYVASLRSVDKWRRLLLEGRDLRPVLRALFRFLADFMTVPIRRLMEHVGRGPGKDTPRGLLRDMSARGIRTHLIYGTFDPGVDTLVRHFGPVSCALAHLPNVSVDLQDALDHSLNGNTAAQYVIDRCGALLACWRAPAELAATAETKTKPNRATP; encoded by the coding sequence ATGACACCCATCCAGTTCGATGGATGCGTCGGTTGGCTGCACGAGGGCAATCGACCACATGGCATCGTCATTTGCGAGCCGCTTGGCCATGAGGCGCTTTGGCTCCACAAACTTGTGCGCTCACTCGCCGAGCATCTTGCCGACCGTGGCTTCCCGGTGCTGCGCTTTCACTATCCGGCGAGCGGCGATTCGCTTGGCGACGAACAGGATTCCGAACGCTTCGACCACATGCTTGCGAGCATCCGGCATGCGGTTCAGACGTTGCACGAACGCGCCGCGCTGGACAGCCTGACGCTCGTTGGCGTGCGTGCCGGGGCGGCATTTGCGCTCCTCGCGGCGGATGGTATACCCGGGCTCACGCGTTTCGTCGCACTTGCGCCCGTTGTACGTGGCCGCAGCTACGTGCGCGAACTTTCCCTCGTCGCGCAACGTTGGCTCGATAACATGCCACCGACCGTGCAGAATGCGGTTCGCGACGAACAGCCGTTCAATGTACTCGGCCACGCATATCCCGACGATCTCGTCGTCGCGCTCCGGCGCATCGACCTGTGCCATGCTGCCGGCCAGATGCGTACGTTGCCGGCACGCGCGTTGCTCATCGATGCGCCGTATGGCGACAGTCCTGCGCTATCGGACGCGCTGGAGGCACGCGGCGTCGCGGTGAGCATCCACACGTGTTCGGACTGGGCGGTCGCCATGCGGGAACCACACTGGTCGCGGCTGCCCGATGCGTTGCTCGACACGATCGCTAACTGGATCGACGACGGTCCTGACGCAGCCGTTCGCTCCTTCGCGCAACGCCCTGTGTCCGGCATCGTACTGGCCGGTAACGGCAGCGTCGAACGCGTGATTCGCGTGGGGCCACACCAACTGGTCGGAGTGCTGTGCGAACCGTCTGGCGACACCGTGCGCGCCGCTGCACCCACACTGCTGATTGCCAATACGGCCGCAAATCCGCGTATCGCTGACGGGCGGCTTGCCGTTCGGCTGGCCCGGTCGCTCGCGGCGCTCGGCATCCGCAGCCTGCGCATCGATTCGAGCGGCATTGGAGACAGCAGCCCGCGTGCACGCGACGACCAATCAGACATTCCGTATTCGGACCAGATGATTGTCGACATGATTTCCGCCGCACGTTGGCTGAAAGAAGCGGGGCACCACAGGATAGTCGCGTTCGGAATCTGTTCCGGTGCGTACGCATCGCTTCATGCCGCCGCGCGTGGTCCGTTCGCCGGCGTGATCGCGGTCAATCTCCCGGTTTTTGTATGGCCGCGCGGAGAGACGCTGGCGAATGTATTCCATAACCAGACCAATTCGATGCGCGGCTACGTTGCGTCATTGCGCAGCGTCGACAAGTGGCGCCGCCTGCTGCTCGAAGGTCGCGATCTGCGTCCGGTACTGCGTGCGCTATTCCGGTTCCTCGCGGATTTCATGACAGTGCCGATCAGGCGCCTCATGGAGCATGTCGGCAGGGGGCCGGGCAAGGACACGCCACGGGGATTGCTGCGTGACATGTCTGCGCGCGGCATCCGGACGCATCTCATCTACGGCACGTTCGATCCGGGCGTCGATACACTGGTCCGGCATTTCGGTCCCGTGTCCTGCGCGCTCGCGCACTTGCCGAATGTATCGGTCGACCTGCAGGACGCACTCGATCATTCGCTGAACGGCAACACCGCCGCGCAATATGTCATAGACCGCTGCGGCGCGCTGCTCGCCTGCTGGCGTGCGCCGGCAGAGCTCGCCGCGACCGCGGAAACAAAAACGAAACCGAACCGCGCAACGCCGTAG
- a CDS encoding glycoside hydrolase family 3 C-terminal domain-containing protein: MRDTFWPAVVLAATLCTTAYAGNADFNSQGDATDAFASAAAQRRADLLVRKMTLDEKLQFIHSQYEMSKVPGGGAGYIQGVPRLGIPDLNMVDSATGSGSTSQASTTFPATIAVAASWDRRLSYDYGKQVAIQLRAQGFGMGLAGGTNLAREPRGGRLFEYLGEDPLLAGDLLAERTLATQRQKVIATIKHYAGNEQEHGRMGGNTQIDERTLRELYLLPFEIAAKRGRPGSVMCSYNRLNGTYACENNHLLNDVLKNEWGFQGQVQSDWGAAHSTAASINAGLDEEEDVGPTVYLTPAAVKQAIANGSVSTARLDDMVRRKLAVMIRVGVMDDPARGGGTIDFAAANRFAQAASEQSIVLLKNDGNQLPLAASALSHIAVIGGHADAAVLSGGGSGNTRDPVTGSFAGCGGLTFGASTGCSWWRNPWLKVDVPIVAAIRALAPAAQVTYAGNSDQQSPFRAYTQQEIDQAAALAGRSDVAIVVVAQPAGEDFGDLQSLSLANPSNQDALVEAVARANPHTIVVVQSGNPVLMPWKDQVSAIVEAWYPGEAGGKAIANVLFGAVNPSGKLPVTFPARDQDSPTWGQNGAFDNDPVYAEKLNMGYRWYDARNLKPMFEFGYGLSYTHFAYSGLSVSRQWDGSLSVAFTVRNDGRVAGAETPQVYLGVPYKDEPPKRLVGWEKIRLNPGEARHVRVTVSPRMQSVWDTSHNGWRVVPGGTVYVGASSRDIRLQGN; the protein is encoded by the coding sequence ATGCGGGACACATTCTGGCCGGCCGTCGTGCTGGCAGCGACCCTCTGCACCACCGCCTACGCGGGCAACGCCGACTTCAACTCGCAGGGCGACGCCACCGATGCGTTCGCGTCGGCCGCCGCACAACGGCGCGCCGACCTGCTCGTGCGCAAGATGACGCTCGACGAAAAACTTCAATTCATTCATTCGCAATACGAAATGTCGAAGGTGCCGGGCGGCGGCGCCGGCTACATCCAGGGCGTGCCGCGGCTCGGCATTCCCGATCTCAACATGGTCGATTCGGCGACGGGTTCCGGCAGCACGTCGCAGGCCAGCACGACGTTCCCCGCGACGATCGCCGTCGCCGCGAGCTGGGATCGCCGCCTGTCGTACGACTACGGCAAGCAGGTCGCGATCCAGTTGCGCGCGCAAGGGTTCGGCATGGGCCTCGCCGGCGGCACCAATCTCGCGCGCGAGCCGCGCGGCGGCCGCCTGTTCGAGTATCTCGGCGAGGATCCGCTGCTCGCCGGCGACCTGCTCGCCGAACGCACGCTCGCCACGCAACGGCAGAAAGTCATCGCAACCATCAAGCACTATGCCGGCAACGAACAGGAGCACGGCCGGATGGGCGGCAACACGCAGATCGACGAACGCACGCTGCGCGAGCTCTACCTGCTGCCGTTCGAGATCGCCGCGAAGCGCGGGCGGCCGGGCAGCGTGATGTGCAGCTACAACCGCCTGAACGGTACGTACGCGTGCGAAAACAATCACCTGCTGAACGACGTGCTGAAGAACGAATGGGGCTTCCAGGGCCAGGTGCAGTCCGACTGGGGCGCCGCGCACAGCACTGCCGCCTCGATCAACGCCGGGCTCGACGAGGAAGAAGACGTCGGGCCGACCGTGTACCTGACGCCGGCGGCCGTCAAGCAGGCGATCGCGAACGGCTCGGTGTCGACCGCCCGCCTCGATGACATGGTGCGCCGCAAGCTCGCCGTGATGATCCGCGTCGGCGTGATGGACGATCCGGCCAGGGGCGGCGGCACGATCGATTTCGCGGCCGCGAACCGGTTCGCGCAGGCGGCCTCCGAACAGTCGATCGTACTGCTGAAGAACGACGGCAACCAGTTGCCGCTTGCCGCGTCGGCGCTGTCGCATATCGCCGTGATCGGCGGCCATGCCGATGCGGCCGTGCTGTCGGGCGGCGGCTCGGGCAACACGCGTGACCCGGTGACGGGTTCGTTCGCGGGCTGCGGTGGCCTGACGTTCGGCGCGTCGACGGGCTGCAGCTGGTGGCGCAATCCGTGGCTGAAGGTCGACGTGCCGATCGTCGCGGCGATCCGCGCGCTCGCACCGGCCGCGCAGGTCACGTACGCGGGCAACAGCGACCAGCAGTCGCCGTTCCGCGCGTATACGCAGCAGGAGATCGACCAGGCCGCGGCGCTCGCGGGCCGCTCGGATGTCGCGATCGTCGTGGTCGCGCAGCCGGCCGGCGAGGATTTCGGCGACCTGCAGAGCCTGAGCCTCGCGAACCCGTCGAACCAGGATGCGCTCGTCGAAGCCGTCGCGCGTGCGAATCCGCATACGATCGTCGTGGTCCAGAGCGGCAATCCGGTGCTGATGCCGTGGAAGGATCAGGTGTCCGCGATCGTCGAGGCGTGGTATCCGGGCGAAGCCGGCGGCAAGGCGATCGCGAACGTGCTGTTCGGCGCGGTCAATCCGTCCGGCAAGCTGCCCGTCACGTTCCCCGCGCGCGACCAGGATTCGCCGACCTGGGGGCAAAACGGCGCGTTCGACAACGATCCCGTCTACGCGGAGAAGCTGAACATGGGCTATCGCTGGTATGACGCGCGCAACCTCAAGCCGATGTTCGAGTTCGGCTACGGGCTGTCGTATACGCACTTCGCGTATTCGGGGCTGTCGGTGTCGCGGCAATGGGACGGCTCACTGAGCGTCGCGTTTACCGTGCGCAACGACGGGCGCGTCGCCGGTGCGGAAACGCCGCAGGTCTACCTCGGCGTGCCGTACAAGGACGAGCCGCCGAAGCGGCTGGTCGGCTGGGAGAAGATCCGGCTGAATCCGGGCGAAGCGCGGCATGTGCGCGTCACCGTGTCACCGCGGATGCAGAGCGTGTGGGATACGTCGCACAACGGCTGGCGGGTTGTGCCGGGCGGAACGGTGTATGTCGGCGCGTCGTCGCGCGATATCCGGCTGCAGGGTAACTGA
- a CDS encoding alpha/beta fold hydrolase: protein MIRSDATFDGTFPFTPHFDDASGFRMHYVDEGPRDGETVLCLHGEPTWGYLFRHLVAALSPTHRVVVPDHMGFGKSATPQDRSYWLQDHIDNLERFVLALDLDRVTLVMHDFGGPVGMGLAARHPARIRRIVSANGPTPFGQPDLVERLTANGRDAPWFQWIMRTAADGTLETVLGQLGFNILSTLKLNGFENHAIITDAWIAAYGAPFAQPADCLGAIGWARGFAAGMHRFEEPDAAAIRTIRATPALAIWGDADRTLGAEHFLPLFTALFPSAPVERLAGVGHYCFEDAPEAVAARIAGFIRTAP from the coding sequence ATGATCCGGTCCGACGCCACGTTCGACGGCACCTTTCCATTCACCCCGCATTTCGACGATGCATCCGGCTTCCGGATGCACTACGTGGACGAAGGCCCGCGCGACGGCGAAACCGTCCTGTGCCTGCATGGCGAACCCACCTGGGGTTATCTGTTCCGCCATCTGGTTGCGGCGTTGAGTCCAACGCATCGCGTCGTCGTCCCCGATCACATGGGGTTCGGCAAAAGCGCAACGCCGCAGGACCGCAGCTACTGGCTACAGGACCATATCGACAACCTCGAGCGTTTCGTACTCGCGCTCGACCTCGATCGCGTGACGCTCGTGATGCACGACTTCGGCGGGCCGGTCGGCATGGGGCTCGCCGCGCGGCATCCGGCCCGCATCCGGCGCATCGTGTCGGCGAACGGCCCGACGCCGTTCGGCCAGCCCGACCTTGTCGAGCGCCTGACCGCGAACGGTCGCGATGCGCCGTGGTTCCAGTGGATCATGCGCACGGCGGCGGACGGTACGCTCGAAACGGTGCTCGGGCAGCTCGGCTTCAACATCCTGAGCACGCTGAAGCTCAACGGCTTCGAGAATCACGCGATCATCACCGACGCGTGGATCGCCGCATACGGTGCGCCGTTCGCGCAACCGGCCGACTGTCTCGGCGCGATCGGATGGGCACGGGGGTTTGCCGCCGGCATGCACCGGTTCGAGGAACCCGATGCGGCGGCGATCCGCACGATACGCGCAACACCCGCGCTCGCGATCTGGGGAGACGCCGATCGAACGCTCGGCGCCGAACACTTCCTGCCGCTCTTTACCGCGCTGTTTCCGTCCGCGCCTGTCGAGCGGCTGGCGGGCGTCGGGCACTACTGCTTCGAGGATGCGCCCGAAGCGGTTGCGGCCCGGATCGCCGGATTCATCCGGACTGCCCCCTGA